In Paenibacillus ihbetae, the following are encoded in one genomic region:
- the mutS gene encoding DNA mismatch repair protein MutS codes for MAKYTPMIEQYLKVKEQAQDAFLFFRLGDFYEMFFDDAILAAKELEITLTGREGGGAERIPMCGVPYHSAEGYIQRLIEKGYKVAICEQMEDASVTKGMVRREIVRVVTPGTIMEGKAVSDKSNNYMVCVTEAGGLLSLAACDLSTGELYVTSVPFSEEWLRDEINIYEPSEIIGDSKLLEIIASQALPGSRNVVHTAWERREDGLVKSQFGEAAWARLEEERRACISLLISYLSETQKRSLGQLTQIDSYEPGQFMVLDPFTRRNLELVETVRERSKKGSLLWLLDQTETSMGARLLRRWIDKPLLSRARIEERLEAVEHLYNQYILREDLRMALKEIYDLERLVGRIAFGSANGRDLNALKLSLRQIPALKELCSQSTSSTLRRLAEETDTCEELYQLIEDAIVDEPPVSVRDGGIIKPGYHERLDELREASTNGKRWIAELEARERAATGIKSLKIGYNKVFGYYIEVTKSNLSSLPEGRYERKQTLANAERFVTPELKEKEGLILEAQEKMVDLEYALFTELRDKLNMQVSRLQKLAERIAEMDVYQSLAAVSAEHRFVKPELSEGYDYIVEGGRHPVVEAVMKDAAFIANGTELRKEGSSILLITGPNMAGKSTYMRQVALLSILAQIGCFVPAERAVIPLVDRIFTRIGAADDLIGGQSTFMVEMADIQVMTEKATPRSLIIIDELGRGTSTSEGMAIAQAVIEYVHDHIGCKALVSTHFHELAHLQESLSGLRNYSMAVQESGDKVHFLRKLIPGAADSSYGIYCARLAGLPGSIIDRAYGLLQGLEQASLAAVASEHGAALQRAESAQGAAAEGYVTAQPRDIVREAVEGAEPFAKAGSESRESRENGRTGEVIQLSIFDDEDVKEPQNAVTGKEQGASEEAGVSASQDPSVRALIEAVKGADLMNMTPLQAMQLLNDLKMKAKDM; via the coding sequence CGCCATATGCGAACAGATGGAGGATGCCTCCGTCACGAAGGGCATGGTCCGCCGGGAGATCGTCCGGGTCGTCACGCCGGGAACGATCATGGAAGGCAAGGCGGTTAGCGATAAATCCAACAACTATATGGTGTGCGTAACGGAGGCCGGGGGTCTTTTGTCTCTCGCCGCATGCGATCTGTCCACAGGGGAGCTGTACGTCACCTCGGTGCCGTTTTCCGAGGAATGGCTGAGGGATGAGATCAATATTTACGAGCCGTCCGAAATTATCGGGGATTCCAAGCTGCTGGAGATCATTGCATCCCAGGCGCTTCCCGGCAGCCGTAACGTGGTGCACACGGCATGGGAACGGCGGGAGGACGGTCTGGTCAAATCCCAATTCGGGGAGGCTGCCTGGGCCCGCCTTGAGGAGGAACGAAGAGCGTGCATATCTCTTCTGATCTCGTACCTGAGCGAAACCCAGAAGCGTTCGCTCGGCCAGCTAACCCAGATCGATTCCTATGAGCCGGGTCAATTCATGGTTCTGGATCCGTTCACCAGACGCAATCTGGAGCTGGTCGAAACGGTGAGGGAGCGGTCGAAGAAAGGCTCGCTGCTGTGGCTTCTGGATCAAACCGAGACGTCGATGGGTGCGAGGCTGCTGCGTCGATGGATCGATAAGCCGCTCTTGTCCCGTGCGCGGATTGAGGAGCGGCTTGAGGCTGTTGAGCATCTGTACAACCAGTACATACTGCGTGAAGATTTGCGGATGGCGCTGAAGGAAATTTATGATCTCGAGCGTTTGGTAGGCCGGATCGCATTCGGCAGCGCCAACGGACGGGATCTGAATGCGCTGAAGCTGTCGCTGCGGCAAATCCCGGCACTGAAGGAGCTGTGCTCGCAGTCAACCTCCAGTACCCTTCGCCGCTTGGCGGAGGAGACCGATACTTGCGAGGAACTGTATCAGCTTATCGAGGATGCCATCGTGGATGAACCGCCGGTTTCGGTGCGGGACGGCGGAATCATCAAGCCCGGCTACCATGAGCGGCTCGACGAGCTGCGGGAAGCGAGCACGAACGGCAAGCGCTGGATCGCGGAGCTTGAAGCGAGGGAGCGCGCCGCGACAGGCATTAAGTCGCTTAAGATCGGTTACAACAAAGTGTTCGGCTATTATATTGAGGTGACGAAATCCAATCTGTCCTCTCTGCCTGAAGGCCGGTATGAGCGCAAGCAGACGCTGGCGAATGCCGAGCGGTTCGTCACGCCCGAGCTCAAGGAGAAGGAAGGATTGATCCTTGAAGCGCAGGAGAAGATGGTCGATCTCGAATATGCCTTGTTCACCGAGCTGCGGGACAAGCTGAATATGCAGGTGTCCAGATTGCAGAAGCTGGCCGAACGAATCGCGGAGATGGATGTGTATCAGTCGCTGGCTGCGGTCAGTGCGGAGCACCGGTTCGTGAAGCCGGAGCTGAGCGAAGGCTATGATTATATCGTCGAAGGCGGACGCCACCCGGTGGTGGAGGCGGTGATGAAGGATGCGGCGTTCATTGCCAATGGGACGGAGCTGCGCAAGGAGGGTTCCTCCATCCTGCTGATAACCGGTCCGAACATGGCGGGAAAGAGCACCTATATGCGCCAGGTTGCGTTGCTGTCGATTCTGGCGCAGATCGGCTGCTTTGTGCCGGCGGAGCGCGCCGTCATTCCGCTGGTAGACCGCATCTTTACCCGGATCGGGGCCGCTGACGACCTGATCGGGGGCCAGAGCACCTTCATGGTGGAAATGGCCGATATTCAGGTCATGACCGAGAAGGCGACTCCGCGAAGCCTTATCATTATTGACGAGCTGGGACGGGGAACCTCCACAAGCGAAGGAATGGCAATAGCCCAAGCCGTGATCGAATACGTGCATGACCATATCGGCTGCAAGGCGTTAGTATCGACGCATTTCCATGAGCTGGCCCATCTGCAGGAAAGCCTGAGCGGGCTTCGCAACTATTCGATGGCCGTTCAGGAGAGCGGGGACAAGGTGCATTTTCTGCGCAAGCTGATTCCTGGCGCCGCCGACAGCAGCTATGGAATATACTGCGCACGGCTGGCGGGTCTTCCGGGCAGCATCATCGATCGTGCCTATGGCCTGCTGCAAGGCCTGGAGCAGGCTTCCTTGGCCGCTGTCGCTTCCGAGCACGGCGCTGCGCTTCAGCGTGCCGAATCTGCGCAAGGAGCCGCCGCGGAGGGATATGTCACTGCGCAGCCGCGCGATATTGTCAGGGAAGCGGTGGAGGGAGCCGAGCCCTTCGCGAAGGCTGGATCAGAGAGCCGTGAGAGCCGCGAAAACGGCAGAACCGGAGAGGTGATTCAGCTCTCGATTTTTGACGATGAGGACGTCAAAGAGCCGCAGAATGCCGTAACCGGCAAGGAACAAGGAGCTTCCGAGGAGGCAGGCGTCTCCGCGTCGCAGGATCCGTCCGTTCGGGCGCTTATCGAAGCGGTGAAGGGTGCAGACCTGATGAATATGACGCCGCTGCAAGCAATGCAGCTATTGAATGATCTGAAGATGAAGGCGAAGGATATGTAG